In Streptomyces sp. DG2A-72, one genomic interval encodes:
- a CDS encoding UvrD-helicase domain-containing protein, with the protein MSTPSSDDPLSRERSHLASSRAALRAMREDVESLDISDVTANWVNAEVLAHQIDERIKALADLSGTPLFFGRLDYLHAPGADQAEGAEGERFYIGRRHVHDHDGDPMVIDWRAPVSQPFYRASKKAPMDVALRRRFGYTGGDLTAYEDEHLCDPSEAARTSKLLQQEIERPRVGPMRDIVATIQPEQDEIVRSGLGGTVCVQGGPGTGKTAVGLHRVAYLLYAHRERLARTGTLVIGPNKSFLHYIEQVLPALGELAVRQATVDDLVAHVEVRGTDDAAAAVIKGDARMAEVLRRAVRSHVTMPTDPVVVVRGSRRWRVPAYELEGIVRELLDRDIRYGAAREALPQRIAHAVLVQMERAGEAPDDRVQDAVARNTAVKAAVKAIWPLVDPAKLVLRLLTDADFLAVHAKGVLSEDEQKRVLWAKPVRSVKAAKWSAADAVLIDEATDLVQRTHSLGHVVLDEAQDLSPMQYRAVGRRCSTGSATVLGDLAQGTTPWATRSWDEALAHLGKTDAVVEELTAGFRVPTDVITYASRLLPHIAPGLTPVASVRENPGFFEVREVPDAGEVVAACGELLRNEGSTGLIAADARIPALTEALVAAGIGFLDPGEETTQETRLTLVPASLAKGLEYDYVVLDEPQAVVDGEPDERTGLRRLYVALTRAVSGLIVTHAAALPAQL; encoded by the coding sequence TTGTCCACGCCGTCGTCCGACGATCCCCTCTCCCGAGAGCGCTCCCATCTCGCCTCCTCCCGTGCCGCCCTGCGCGCCATGCGCGAGGACGTCGAGTCCCTCGACATCAGCGACGTCACCGCGAACTGGGTCAACGCCGAAGTCCTCGCCCATCAGATCGACGAGCGGATCAAGGCCCTCGCCGACCTCAGCGGCACCCCGCTCTTCTTCGGCCGGCTCGACTACCTGCACGCACCGGGCGCGGACCAGGCGGAGGGTGCGGAGGGCGAGCGCTTCTACATCGGGCGGCGGCATGTGCACGACCACGACGGCGACCCGATGGTGATCGACTGGCGTGCGCCGGTGTCCCAGCCCTTCTACCGGGCCTCGAAGAAGGCCCCGATGGACGTCGCGCTGCGCCGCCGCTTCGGGTACACGGGCGGCGACCTGACGGCATACGAGGACGAACACCTCTGCGACCCGTCGGAGGCCGCGCGGACGAGCAAGTTGCTCCAGCAGGAGATCGAGCGCCCGCGCGTCGGCCCGATGCGGGACATCGTGGCGACGATCCAGCCGGAGCAGGACGAGATCGTACGCAGCGGGCTGGGCGGGACCGTGTGTGTGCAGGGAGGCCCCGGGACCGGGAAGACAGCCGTGGGCCTGCACCGGGTCGCGTATCTGCTGTACGCCCACCGTGAGCGGCTCGCCCGCACCGGCACGCTCGTCATCGGGCCGAACAAGTCCTTCCTGCACTACATCGAGCAAGTGCTCCCCGCGCTGGGCGAGTTGGCGGTCCGGCAGGCGACGGTCGACGACCTCGTGGCGCACGTCGAGGTGCGGGGCACGGACGACGCGGCGGCTGCGGTGATCAAGGGGGACGCGCGGATGGCGGAGGTGCTGCGGCGTGCCGTCCGCTCCCATGTGACCATGCCGACCGATCCGGTCGTCGTCGTGCGCGGCTCGCGTCGCTGGCGGGTCCCGGCGTACGAACTCGAAGGAATCGTCCGGGAGTTGCTCGACCGCGACATCCGGTACGGCGCCGCCCGCGAGGCCCTGCCGCAGCGGATCGCGCACGCGGTGCTGGTGCAGATGGAACGTGCCGGCGAGGCGCCGGACGACCGGGTGCAGGACGCCGTCGCCCGCAACACCGCGGTGAAGGCGGCGGTGAAGGCGATCTGGCCGCTGGTCGACCCGGCGAAGCTCGTGCTGCGGCTGCTGACGGACGCGGACTTTCTCGCCGTACACGCGAAGGGGGTCCTCAGCGAGGACGAGCAGAAGAGGGTCCTGTGGGCGAAGCCGGTGCGGTCGGTGAAGGCCGCCAAGTGGTCTGCGGCGGATGCCGTGTTGATCGACGAGGCGACGGATCTGGTGCAGCGTACGCACTCGCTGGGGCATGTGGTTCTCGATGAGGCGCAGGATCTCTCGCCCATGCAGTACCGCGCGGTCGGCCGGCGGTGCAGCACGGGCTCCGCGACCGTCCTCGGCGATCTGGCGCAGGGTACGACGCCCTGGGCCACGCGGAGTTGGGACGAGGCGCTGGCCCACCTCGGGAAGACGGATGCCGTGGTCGAGGAGTTGACGGCCGGTTTCCGTGTGCCGACGGATGTGATCACGTATGCGTCCCGGCTGCTGCCGCATATTGCGCCGGGGCTGACGCCGGTGGCGTCGGTGCGGGAGAACCCGGGGTTCTTTGAGGTCCGTGAGGTGCCCGACGCGGGTGAAGTGGTGGCCGCGTGTGGGGAGTTGCTGCGGAACGAGGGGTCTACGGGGCTGATCGCTGCGGATGCGCGGATTCCGGCGCTGACGGAGGCGTTGGTGGCGGCGGGGATCGGTTTTCTCGACCCCGGTGAGGAGACGACGCAGGAGACTCGGCTGACGCTGGTTCCGGCGTCTCTCGCGAAGGGGCTGGAGTACGACTATGTGGTGCTCGACGAGCCCCAGGCGGTTGTTGATGGGGAGCCGGATGAGCGGACGGGGTTGCGGCGGTTGTATGTGGCACTGACTCGGGCGGTTTCGGGGTTGATCGTGACTCATGCGGCCGCGTTGCCGGCGCAGCTGTGA
- a CDS encoding copper homeostasis protein CutC, whose amino-acid sequence MSKRAVLEVIALDAEDALAAQAGGADRLELVTDMAADGLTPPTTTFTAIRAAVDIDLRVMLRLADGFAARDVERLAEAARELRGAGADQFVLGFLDTHGNVDLDAVKRVVGELDGCRWTFHRAIDHAADRDALRKQAADLPGLDTYLTAGSADGVDDGLSTLLAEAGRRGEPGYEQQILVGGGLRLDHVPMLRAAGVDAFHIGGAARPEGWTSPVSADAVEEWRRVLDQG is encoded by the coding sequence ATGAGCAAGCGTGCAGTTCTGGAGGTGATCGCCCTCGACGCAGAGGACGCCCTCGCCGCCCAGGCCGGCGGCGCGGATCGCCTCGAACTGGTCACCGACATGGCAGCGGACGGCCTCACCCCGCCGACCACGACCTTCACCGCGATCCGCGCCGCCGTCGACATCGACCTGCGCGTGATGCTGCGGCTCGCGGACGGATTCGCGGCGCGGGATGTCGAGCGCTTGGCGGAGGCGGCGCGGGAGCTGCGCGGCGCGGGAGCCGACCAGTTCGTGCTCGGATTCCTGGACACCCATGGAAACGTCGACCTGGACGCGGTGAAGCGAGTCGTGGGCGAACTGGACGGCTGCCGATGGACCTTCCACCGCGCCATCGACCACGCGGCGGACCGGGACGCCCTACGCAAACAGGCCGCCGACCTGCCCGGACTGGACACCTACCTGACGGCCGGATCGGCGGACGGGGTGGACGACGGGCTCTCGACGCTGCTTGCGGAGGCGGGGCGGCGGGGGGAGCCGGGGTATGAGCAGCAGATCCTGGTGGGGGGAGGGCTGCGGCTGGATCATGTGCCGATGCTGCGAGCCGCAGGTGTCGATGCCTTCCATATCGGAGGGGCAGCGAGGCCGGAGGGTTGGACGTCCCCAGTGTCGGCGGACGCGGTAGAGGAGTGGCGTCGGGTCTTGGACCAAGGCTGA
- a CDS encoding maleylpyruvate isomerase family mycothiol-dependent enzyme — protein sequence MTSAEVRDPELPGRLLTIERDALIPLLRERPDTDFATPVGACPGWTVRDVLAHCSAALLRVVESRFEKDVFSPEANDRDIAQRADWTNARVVDELERGMTDAGPVIAAAGGVFDGVALGEWVHAGDVREAWGEPGAYAGAGLPYALTLLAAVTRDRGHVPLHADLDDVDEPVRLGDVSGTRTPARFIGDAATLVRLYSGRTTAGAPYELAGVKEAELNIFG from the coding sequence ATGACTTCTGCTGAGGTACGTGACCCCGAACTGCCCGGACGGCTGCTGACCATCGAGCGCGACGCGCTGATTCCGCTGTTGCGGGAGCGACCGGACACGGATTTCGCCACGCCCGTCGGCGCCTGCCCTGGCTGGACCGTGCGGGACGTGCTGGCCCACTGTTCCGCCGCGTTGCTGCGGGTCGTGGAGAGCAGGTTCGAGAAGGACGTGTTCTCGCCCGAGGCCAACGACCGGGACATCGCCCAGCGCGCCGACTGGACGAACGCGCGCGTCGTCGACGAACTGGAGCGCGGGATGACCGACGCGGGCCCCGTGATCGCCGCGGCGGGCGGCGTCTTCGACGGGGTCGCGCTCGGCGAGTGGGTGCACGCCGGGGACGTACGCGAGGCGTGGGGCGAGCCCGGAGCCTACGCCGGAGCCGGCCTGCCGTATGCGCTCACGCTGCTGGCCGCGGTGACCCGTGATCGGGGCCATGTGCCGTTGCACGCCGACCTCGACGACGTCGACGAACCGGTGCGGCTGGGCGATGTGTCGGGGACGCGGACACCCGCACGGTTCATCGGGGACGCCGCCACGCTCGTACGGCTGTACTCGGGGCGTACGACGGCAGGGGCGCCGTACGAGCTGGCGGGCGTGAAGGAGGCCGAGCTCAACATCTTCGGCTGA
- a CDS encoding GNAT family N-acetyltransferase, whose protein sequence is MAYASQLAGRAQDRYVPFDIVPEDGIDNDGVLDVIETSGALFTATLRTTPREVRAFHPYPFRSANREGFAAMGIAEVLLHTHDIAEGLGLSYEPPAELCESVLTTIFPDVRPGPAPWPTLLWATGRGDLPSRAPVTQWRWHNNLVLPTDRLTLEGVTPAAAADLHTGGDGGFEWVDGEPFEGTRVAAGLLLKAYEEGVLRPEFGVFVLVRREDGRAVGAMGFHAAPDEEGQAEVGYDLVAGGRGSGYATEALRALSAWALAGDDVRRILAKVDHDNLASQGVVTRAGFSKVSEDEGLFVYELRG, encoded by the coding sequence ATGGCGTACGCGAGCCAGCTCGCCGGACGCGCGCAGGACCGGTACGTCCCGTTCGACATCGTGCCCGAGGACGGCATCGACAACGACGGCGTCCTGGACGTGATCGAAACGAGCGGCGCGCTGTTCACGGCCACCCTGCGCACCACCCCCCGCGAGGTACGCGCCTTCCACCCATACCCCTTCCGCAGCGCGAACCGCGAGGGCTTCGCGGCGATGGGGATCGCGGAGGTGCTCCTGCACACGCATGACATCGCCGAGGGACTCGGCCTGTCGTACGAACCACCCGCCGAGCTCTGTGAGTCCGTCCTCACCACGATCTTCCCGGACGTCCGCCCCGGCCCTGCCCCCTGGCCCACCCTGCTGTGGGCCACCGGCCGCGGCGACCTGCCCAGCCGCGCACCCGTCACCCAGTGGCGCTGGCACAACAACCTGGTGCTCCCCACCGACCGCCTCACCCTTGAGGGCGTCACTCCGGCGGCAGCCGCCGACCTGCACACGGGCGGCGACGGCGGGTTCGAGTGGGTCGACGGCGAGCCGTTCGAGGGCACCCGCGTGGCCGCCGGGCTGCTGCTGAAGGCGTACGAAGAGGGCGTGCTCCGGCCGGAGTTCGGTGTGTTCGTGCTGGTGCGGCGGGAGGACGGGCGGGCGGTCGGTGCCATGGGGTTTCACGCGGCGCCGGACGAGGAGGGCCAGGCGGAGGTCGGCTATGACCTGGTCGCGGGCGGCCGTGGCAGTGGTTACGCCACGGAGGCGCTGCGCGCCCTGTCGGCGTGGGCCCTGGCCGGGGACGACGTCCGGCGGATCCTCGCGAAGGTCGACCACGACAATCTGGCGTCGCAGGGCGTGGTGACCCGCGCCGGATTCAGCAAGGTGAGCGAGGACGAAGGGCTGTTCGTCTACGAACTCCGTGGCTGA